A single region of the Pontibacter kalidii genome encodes:
- a CDS encoding aminotransferase class I/II-fold pyridoxal phosphate-dependent enzyme: MDLFEKLLTNRGPLGSHSHYAHGYFTFPKLEGEIAPRMKFRGKDVLTWSLNNYLGLANHPEVRKADAEAAAEWGMATPMGARIMSGNTNLHEQLESELADFVKKEDAMLLNFGYQGVLSIIDALVDRHDVIVYDAESHACIIDGVRLHQGKRFVYGHNDMESLEKQLERATRWTENTGGAILVITEGVFGMSGNLGKLGEVVALKEKFNFRLFVDDAHGFGTMGATGAGTGEHLGVQDGIDVYFSTFAKSMASIGAFVASNEQVVEYLRYNMRSQIFAKSLPMPLVVGALKRLELLRSKPELKDKLWEVVHALQSGLRGKGFNIGTTESPVTPVFLNGQIPDATQLTLDLRENFSIFCSIVVYPVVPKDVIMLRLIPTAAHSLADVEETINAFEKIAQKLDKGLYATPAVTA; encoded by the coding sequence GTGGATTTATTCGAAAAGTTGTTGACCAACCGAGGTCCGTTAGGCAGCCACTCACACTATGCGCATGGCTATTTCACATTTCCTAAGCTAGAGGGTGAAATCGCCCCGCGGATGAAGTTCAGAGGAAAGGATGTGCTAACGTGGAGCCTTAACAACTACCTGGGGCTGGCTAACCACCCGGAGGTACGTAAGGCTGATGCTGAAGCAGCTGCAGAGTGGGGCATGGCGACGCCAATGGGCGCGCGCATTATGTCTGGTAACACGAACCTGCACGAGCAGCTGGAGTCTGAACTGGCTGACTTTGTGAAGAAGGAAGATGCCATGCTTCTGAACTTCGGCTACCAGGGCGTACTCTCTATTATAGATGCGTTGGTTGACCGCCACGATGTGATTGTGTACGATGCCGAGTCTCATGCCTGTATTATCGATGGCGTGCGTCTGCACCAGGGCAAACGCTTTGTGTATGGCCATAACGATATGGAAAGCCTGGAGAAGCAGCTGGAGCGTGCAACCCGTTGGACTGAAAATACCGGTGGTGCTATTCTCGTGATCACGGAAGGTGTTTTCGGCATGTCCGGTAACCTGGGTAAGTTGGGCGAGGTTGTGGCGCTGAAGGAGAAATTCAACTTCCGCCTGTTTGTAGATGATGCCCACGGCTTCGGTACCATGGGAGCCACAGGTGCCGGCACAGGAGAGCACCTGGGTGTGCAGGACGGCATCGATGTATACTTCTCTACATTCGCTAAGTCTATGGCCAGCATCGGCGCCTTCGTTGCCTCAAACGAGCAGGTGGTAGAGTACCTGCGCTACAACATGCGTTCGCAGATTTTTGCCAAGTCATTGCCGATGCCATTGGTGGTGGGTGCCCTGAAGCGCCTGGAGCTGCTGCGCTCTAAGCCGGAGCTGAAGGACAAACTGTGGGAGGTGGTACACGCCCTGCAGAGCGGCCTGCGCGGAAAAGGCTTTAACATTGGTACAACGGAGTCGCCGGTAACACCTGTGTTCCTGAACGGCCAGATTCCGGACGCTACACAGCTGACGCTGGACCTGCGCGAGAACTTCAGCATTTTCTGCTCTATCGTTGTTTACCCGGTTGTGCCTAAAGATGTAATCATGCTGCGCCTTATCCCAACGGCCGCCCATTCCTTGGCCGACGTGGAAGAGACGATCAATGCGTTTGAGAAAATTGCACAAAAGCTAGACAAGGGTCTGTATGCTACACCGGCAGTTACGGCTTAA
- a CDS encoding histone H1 yields the protein MNNNFSKLKDLVMSLEGDFEKFYEKGNAAAGTRVRKGMQDLKNMAQDIRKEVQDMKNSTADKK from the coding sequence ATGAACAACAACTTTAGCAAACTAAAGGACTTAGTTATGTCACTGGAAGGTGACTTCGAAAAGTTCTACGAAAAAGGCAATGCAGCTGCTGGTACTCGCGTACGTAAGGGCATGCAGGATCTGAAGAACATGGCGCAGGACATCCGTAAGGAAGTTCAGGACATGAAAAACAGCACTGCTGACAAGAAATAG
- the rpmI gene encoding 50S ribosomal protein L35, whose amino-acid sequence MPKVKTKSGAKKRFSLTGTGKIKRKHAYKSHILTKKTTKQKRNLTHIGLVSKADEANVKFMLKI is encoded by the coding sequence ATGCCAAAAGTAAAAACCAAATCTGGTGCAAAGAAGCGTTTTTCTTTGACAGGTACTGGCAAGATCAAGCGTAAGCACGCTTACAAGAGCCACATCCTGACGAAGAAGACGACAAAGCAGAAGCGTAATTTGACGCACATCGGCCTTGTTAGCAAAGCCGACGAAGCAAACGTTAAGTTCATGCTCAAAATCTAA
- a CDS encoding tetratricopeptide repeat protein, whose product MKQYLKAVILACTLCAASPANAWAGGGASGNTELMKRAEQLLNSYKESEALRLYEQVLAESPENYAALCKASFLHTRIGDRFLDETRKLEHFSKAKEYALKAYELQPEDAEANYAMAVALGAKAMVSGPKERLAGIHQMKSFVDAALADNNQHAGAWHILGRWNYKMANLNFAEKAATKMLFGGVCGEATNESAAEAIEKAITYDPNNIQYYYDLACVYKEMKNTTACISTLQKALTLPLETKEELELSRRCSIMLQQQQKI is encoded by the coding sequence ATGAAGCAATATTTAAAGGCTGTTATACTTGCCTGCACACTCTGTGCTGCTTCCCCGGCGAATGCCTGGGCAGGGGGAGGTGCATCAGGTAACACCGAGCTGATGAAGCGTGCGGAGCAGCTTTTAAATAGCTATAAAGAGAGTGAGGCGCTGCGCCTGTATGAGCAGGTGTTAGCCGAATCCCCTGAGAATTACGCAGCCTTGTGCAAGGCCAGCTTTCTGCACACCCGCATCGGCGATAGGTTCCTGGACGAAACCCGTAAGCTGGAGCATTTCTCTAAAGCGAAAGAATATGCGCTTAAAGCCTACGAGCTGCAGCCGGAGGACGCAGAGGCAAACTATGCCATGGCTGTGGCCCTAGGTGCAAAGGCGATGGTTTCCGGGCCGAAGGAGAGACTGGCAGGTATACACCAGATGAAATCATTTGTGGATGCCGCCCTAGCCGATAATAACCAACACGCGGGCGCTTGGCACATACTTGGGCGTTGGAACTACAAAATGGCCAATCTCAACTTCGCTGAAAAGGCTGCTACAAAGATGTTATTTGGAGGTGTTTGCGGAGAAGCCACAAACGAAAGCGCCGCTGAGGCCATTGAAAAAGCTATAACCTACGATCCGAATAATATTCAGTATTACTACGACCTTGCCTGTGTGTACAAAGAAATGAAAAATACTACCGCCTGCATCAGCACCTTACAGAAGGCGCTGACGCTGCCACTCGAAACGAAAGAGGAGCTGGAGCTTAGCAGGCGATGCAGTATCATGTTGCAGCAGCAACAGAAGATATAA
- the thrS gene encoding threonine--tRNA ligase yields the protein MINITLPDGSVRQYESGVTSLEIAQSISEGLARNVLAAKVNGSVWDATRSINEDATVQLLTWNDDEGKNTFWHSSAHLLAEALEDMYPDVKFGIGPPVENGFYYDVDLGEHHLSQEDIAKLEQKMLELARQKNEYKRSEVSKADATEYFTKKGDEYKLDLIKDLEDGSITFYEQGNFVDLCRGPHIPNTGFIKAAKIMNIAGAYWRGDEKNKQLTRIYGVTFPKQKELTEYLERLEEAKKRDHRKLGKELELFAFSEKVGMGLPLWLPKGTLLRERLEQFMRKAQIKAGYQPVVTPHIGSKELYVTSGHYEKYGADSFQPIKTPNENEEFLLKPMNCPHHCEIYKTRPRSYKELPVRFAEFGTVYRYEQSGELHGLTRVRGFTQDDAHIFCRPDQVKEEFIKVIDLVLYVFKALGFDDYTAQISLRDPENKSKYIGTDEVWEKAESAIIEAAAEKGLRTVTELGEAAFYGPKLDFMVKDALGRKWQLGTIQVDYNLPERFQLEYIGADNQKHRPVMIHRAPFGSLERFVAVLIEHCGGNFPLWLSPEQIAILPISEKYHDYAQQVYDRLQQDDIRGYVDNRDEKIGRKIRDAEVRKVPYMLIVGEKEQENGAVSVRRHGEGDLGSMAIEEFSTFFQGKIAEMLNN from the coding sequence ATGATCAACATCACACTGCCAGATGGTTCGGTGCGCCAGTATGAAAGCGGCGTAACCAGCCTTGAGATCGCACAGAGCATCAGTGAAGGGCTGGCTCGTAACGTGCTTGCTGCCAAAGTAAACGGATCCGTTTGGGATGCCACGCGCTCCATCAACGAGGATGCGACGGTGCAGCTGCTCACCTGGAATGACGACGAAGGCAAAAACACCTTCTGGCACTCTTCTGCCCACTTGCTGGCAGAGGCATTGGAGGACATGTACCCGGACGTGAAGTTCGGCATCGGCCCCCCGGTGGAGAACGGATTTTATTACGATGTGGACCTAGGCGAGCATCACCTGTCTCAGGAGGATATCGCAAAGCTGGAGCAGAAAATGCTGGAGCTGGCGCGCCAGAAGAACGAGTATAAGCGCAGCGAGGTCTCCAAAGCGGATGCTACGGAGTACTTCACCAAAAAGGGCGATGAGTACAAGCTGGACCTGATCAAGGACCTAGAGGACGGAAGTATAACTTTCTACGAGCAAGGTAATTTCGTGGACCTTTGCCGTGGCCCGCACATCCCGAACACGGGTTTCATCAAGGCGGCCAAGATCATGAACATTGCCGGGGCCTACTGGCGCGGCGATGAGAAGAACAAGCAGCTGACCCGTATCTACGGTGTGACGTTCCCGAAACAGAAGGAGCTGACCGAATATCTGGAGCGCCTGGAGGAGGCCAAGAAGCGCGACCACCGCAAGCTGGGCAAGGAACTGGAACTGTTTGCTTTCTCTGAGAAGGTAGGCATGGGCCTGCCGCTGTGGCTGCCAAAAGGCACGCTGCTGCGCGAGCGCCTGGAGCAGTTCATGCGCAAGGCGCAAATAAAGGCTGGCTACCAGCCGGTAGTAACGCCGCACATCGGCAGCAAAGAACTGTATGTAACTTCCGGCCACTACGAGAAGTATGGTGCCGACTCGTTCCAGCCGATCAAGACGCCGAACGAAAACGAGGAGTTTTTGCTTAAACCCATGAACTGCCCGCACCACTGCGAGATCTACAAAACACGCCCGCGCTCCTACAAAGAGCTTCCGGTGCGCTTTGCCGAGTTCGGTACTGTTTACCGGTACGAGCAAAGCGGCGAGCTGCACGGGCTGACCCGTGTGCGTGGCTTTACGCAGGACGACGCCCACATCTTCTGCCGCCCCGACCAGGTGAAGGAAGAGTTCATCAAGGTGATTGACCTGGTGCTGTACGTGTTCAAGGCCCTGGGCTTTGATGACTATACTGCCCAGATCTCCCTGCGCGACCCGGAAAACAAGTCCAAGTACATCGGCACAGACGAAGTATGGGAGAAAGCGGAAAGCGCCATTATAGAGGCTGCTGCGGAGAAGGGTTTAAGAACTGTAACCGAATTGGGCGAGGCTGCGTTTTACGGACCTAAGCTCGATTTTATGGTGAAGGATGCCCTTGGCCGTAAATGGCAGCTGGGAACTATTCAGGTGGATTATAACTTACCAGAGAGGTTCCAGCTGGAATATATTGGTGCTGATAACCAGAAACATCGCCCGGTGATGATCCACCGCGCGCCATTTGGTTCCCTGGAGCGCTTCGTGGCCGTGCTCATCGAGCACTGCGGCGGTAATTTCCCGCTGTGGCTGAGCCCGGAGCAGATCGCCATACTTCCGATCTCTGAGAAGTACCATGATTACGCCCAGCAGGTGTACGACCGCCTGCAGCAGGATGATATCAGGGGCTACGTGGACAACCGTGATGAGAAGATCGGCCGCAAGATTCGAGATGCGGAAGTACGCAAGGTGCCATACATGCTGATAGTGGGGGAGAAGGAGCAGGAGAACGGTGCTGTTTCCGTCAGAAGGCACGGCGAAGGCGACCTCGGATCCATGGCGATCGAGGAGTTCAGCACCTTCTTTCAGGGCAAAATTGCCGAAATGCTGAACAATTAA
- the infC gene encoding translation initiation factor IF-3 produces MATQNRRYIPRGKVEEPYKVNDKITAREVRLVGDNVEQGVYSTRDAQKMANEQNLDLVEISPTANPPVCRVIDYSKFKYEQKKKTREMKAKQQKVVIKEIRFGPNTDDHDFEFKLKHAKGFLESGYKIKSYVHFVGRSIVFKERGEILLLKFAQALEDLAKVEQLPKLEGKRMFLILAPKAAPVKK; encoded by the coding sequence ATAGCTACGCAAAACAGGCGCTACATCCCACGCGGAAAGGTGGAGGAGCCATACAAAGTCAATGATAAAATAACTGCCAGAGAGGTCAGGCTAGTTGGTGACAATGTTGAGCAAGGAGTATACTCAACCCGAGATGCTCAAAAGATGGCTAATGAGCAAAATCTTGACCTGGTTGAGATTTCGCCAACAGCCAACCCTCCCGTATGCCGCGTCATCGACTATTCTAAGTTCAAGTACGAACAGAAGAAGAAGACGAGGGAGATGAAGGCGAAACAGCAGAAAGTTGTGATCAAGGAAATCCGTTTCGGCCCTAATACCGATGACCACGACTTCGAGTTCAAGCTGAAGCATGCCAAGGGCTTTCTGGAGAGCGGTTATAAGATCAAGTCTTACGTACACTTCGTGGGCAGGTCCATCGTGTTTAAAGAACGCGGCGAGATTCTGTTGCTGAAGTTCGCGCAGGCGCTGGAGGACTTGGCCAAGGTTGAGCAACTGCCTAAGCTGGAGGGGAAACGCATGTTCCTGATTCTGGCACCAAAGGCCGCTCCGGTGAAAAAGTAA
- the tyrS gene encoding tyrosine--tRNA ligase, which yields MNLIEELRWRGMLHDFMPGTEEQLASGMTSGYIGFDPTAKSLHIGNLATIMLLVHLQRAGHKPFALVGGATGMIGDPSGKSAERNLLDEATLRENQEGIKNQLEKFLDFNCGANSAEIVNNYDWFKDFSFLGFLREVGKHITVNYMMSKDSVKKRINADEEGDRAEGLSYTEFAYQLIQGYDFYHLYKNKGLKLQMGASDQWGNITTGTELIRRMDGGKAYALVGKLVTKSDGTKFGKSEGGNVWLDPTLTSPYKFYQFWLNLSDEEAEKLIKVYTLLPQQEIEKITEEHKLAPHMRLLQKALAKDVTIRVHSEEDYLAAVDASEILFGKGDFETLKGLKEDILLSVFEGVPQIQIAQADYASAASVTDLLSELTGGQVFESKGEARRMIKNGGVSVNRQKVQNADEAVNFELLQGKYLVVQKGKKNYYLITVN from the coding sequence ATGAATCTTATTGAAGAACTGCGTTGGAGAGGCATGCTCCATGATTTCATGCCGGGTACAGAAGAACAATTAGCATCAGGCATGACGTCCGGCTACATCGGCTTCGACCCAACAGCCAAGTCCCTGCACATTGGCAACTTGGCCACCATTATGCTGCTGGTGCACCTGCAGCGCGCCGGCCACAAGCCTTTCGCCCTGGTAGGCGGCGCCACCGGTATGATCGGCGACCCGTCCGGTAAGTCAGCAGAACGCAACCTGCTGGACGAAGCGACCCTGCGCGAGAACCAGGAAGGCATCAAAAATCAACTGGAGAAGTTCCTGGACTTTAATTGCGGGGCCAACTCTGCCGAGATCGTGAACAACTACGATTGGTTTAAGGACTTTAGCTTCCTGGGTTTCCTGCGTGAGGTAGGCAAGCACATCACCGTGAACTACATGATGAGCAAGGATTCTGTGAAGAAGCGCATCAACGCCGATGAAGAAGGCGATCGCGCCGAGGGCCTCTCCTACACCGAGTTCGCTTACCAGCTCATTCAGGGCTACGACTTCTACCACCTCTATAAGAACAAAGGCCTGAAACTACAAATGGGTGCCTCCGACCAGTGGGGGAACATCACCACCGGCACCGAGCTGATCCGCCGCATGGATGGTGGCAAGGCTTATGCGTTGGTGGGCAAGCTGGTGACCAAATCGGATGGTACTAAATTCGGCAAGTCTGAGGGCGGAAACGTATGGCTCGACCCTACCCTGACCTCACCCTACAAGTTCTACCAGTTCTGGCTCAACCTGTCGGATGAGGAGGCGGAGAAGCTGATAAAGGTTTATACTTTATTGCCGCAGCAGGAGATCGAAAAGATAACAGAAGAGCACAAACTGGCCCCTCACATGCGTTTACTGCAGAAAGCCCTTGCTAAAGATGTTACAATTCGCGTGCATTCCGAAGAAGACTATCTGGCGGCTGTAGATGCCTCAGAAATTTTATTTGGAAAAGGCGATTTTGAGACTCTGAAAGGCCTGAAAGAGGATATTTTGCTCTCTGTGTTCGAGGGCGTGCCGCAGATACAAATAGCCCAGGCCGACTATGCCAGCGCTGCCAGTGTTACGGACCTGCTTTCGGAGCTGACAGGCGGGCAGGTGTTTGAGTCGAAGGGAGAAGCACGCCGCATGATCAAGAACGGAGGCGTGAGTGTTAACCGCCAGAAGGTGCAGAATGCCGACGAGGCCGTAAATTTCGAACTGCTACAGGGCAAATACCTGGTGGTGCAGAAAGGAAAGAAGAACTACTACCTGATAACGGTTAACTAA
- the accC gene encoding acetyl-CoA carboxylase biotin carboxylase subunit yields MRKINKILVANRGEIALRVMRTAKEMGIKTVAVYSEADRNALHVRFADEAVCVGGPKSSESYLRGDVIIQVCKDLGVDAIHPGYGFLSENAGFAKAVQEAGLIFIGPSPEAIELMGSKLAAKAAVAKYDIPMVPGTEEAITDVEEAKQIARQVGFPILIKASAGGGGKGMRVVESAEVFEEQMQLAVSEATSAFGDGSVFIEKYIGSPRHIEIQVLGDTHGNIVHLFERECSIQRRHQKVIEEAPSAILTPALREEMGRNAVNVAKACDYVGAGTVEFLLDENMNFYFLEMNTRLQVEHPVTEQITGLDLVKEQILIAEGNALSFRQDDLKINGHALELRVYAEDPANNFLPDIGKLETYRRPQGLGVRVDDGFEQGMEIPIYYDPMIAKLVTFGKDRQEAIAKMLRAIAEYQITGIETTLPFGTYVLQHEAFVSGNFDTKFIERHFSPDVLERKPDEGADEVAAALAAVLMNKQKPATADAVALTSEKQNANWRRNRTR; encoded by the coding sequence ATGAGAAAGATCAATAAGATTCTGGTAGCCAACCGTGGTGAAATAGCTTTGCGCGTAATGCGAACAGCTAAAGAGATGGGGATCAAAACTGTAGCCGTTTACAGTGAAGCCGACCGTAACGCGCTGCACGTGCGCTTCGCAGACGAGGCCGTTTGTGTGGGCGGGCCTAAATCGAGCGAATCATACCTGCGCGGCGATGTGATCATACAGGTTTGCAAGGATCTTGGAGTAGATGCCATACACCCGGGTTACGGTTTTTTATCTGAGAACGCTGGATTCGCCAAAGCCGTTCAGGAGGCCGGGCTAATCTTTATTGGGCCATCTCCGGAGGCCATCGAGCTTATGGGCAGCAAGCTAGCGGCCAAGGCAGCTGTTGCCAAGTATGACATCCCAATGGTGCCAGGCACCGAGGAAGCCATCACCGATGTGGAGGAGGCAAAACAGATCGCTAGGCAGGTAGGCTTTCCTATCCTTATAAAAGCGAGTGCCGGTGGTGGTGGCAAGGGTATGCGTGTGGTGGAGAGCGCTGAGGTGTTTGAGGAGCAGATGCAGCTGGCGGTAAGCGAGGCAACATCTGCCTTCGGCGATGGCTCCGTGTTTATCGAAAAGTATATTGGCTCGCCGCGCCACATCGAGATTCAGGTGCTGGGCGATACGCACGGCAATATTGTGCACCTGTTTGAGCGGGAGTGTTCGATTCAGCGCCGTCACCAGAAGGTGATCGAGGAGGCGCCTTCGGCTATACTCACTCCTGCCCTGCGCGAGGAAATGGGCCGCAATGCCGTAAACGTGGCCAAGGCCTGCGACTATGTTGGCGCCGGTACGGTGGAGTTCCTGTTGGATGAAAACATGAACTTCTACTTCCTGGAAATGAATACCCGCCTGCAGGTGGAGCACCCGGTAACCGAGCAGATCACCGGCCTGGACCTGGTGAAGGAGCAAATCCTTATTGCAGAGGGCAATGCACTAAGTTTCCGACAGGATGACCTGAAAATAAACGGCCATGCACTCGAGCTGCGTGTTTATGCCGAAGACCCGGCTAATAATTTCCTGCCCGACATTGGCAAACTCGAGACCTACAGAAGGCCCCAGGGCCTTGGCGTGCGCGTGGATGACGGCTTTGAGCAAGGCATGGAAATCCCGATCTACTACGACCCTATGATCGCCAAGCTGGTGACGTTCGGAAAAGACAGGCAGGAGGCCATTGCCAAAATGCTGCGCGCTATTGCCGAGTACCAGATTACAGGCATCGAAACTACCCTGCCCTTCGGTACTTATGTGCTACAGCACGAGGCATTTGTCAGCGGCAACTTCGACACCAAATTCATCGAGCGTCACTTTAGCCCGGATGTGCTGGAAAGAAAACCAGACGAGGGAGCCGACGAGGTAGCAGCAGCCTTAGCAGCTGTATTGATGAACAAACAAAAGCCTGCCACGGCGGATGCCGTGGCCCTGACCTCTGAAAAACAGAACGCTAACTGGCGCAGAAACAGAACACGCTAA
- a CDS encoding tetratricopeptide repeat protein yields MRISSLVLMVLSVALGSCALEESNREQMVNLQEVKDDPAAQLQNLNAALENSKRDGSLYARRAVVLLQNGELEKALEDAEEAVRLTKNEPASLFVKAQVLRAMGKPEEALPLALTAERNSFQRSSLYVLLGELYLQRKEYKQAMAYILKAQELSPADEFAYYYKGRVQEATGDSLNAVRNYKLALEQAPNFMQPQRELAAILIDKGDHTAARPYLLKAMHKAPADAKLWYNRGLLYQAEQKRDSAMLAYDKAVSINDTLSDAHYRLGVHQLALGNNDEALGHLEKIYKVYRSDREYLVRLATAYERSGLNTKALSTCQRLLAVDPTATYVSRSISRLKYKIARPIPDSAAVRLQE; encoded by the coding sequence ATGCGGATTTCTAGTTTGGTGCTGATGGTGTTATCGGTTGCGCTGGGCTCATGTGCTTTGGAAGAAAGTAACAGGGAGCAGATGGTGAACCTGCAGGAGGTAAAGGACGACCCAGCGGCGCAACTGCAGAACCTAAACGCCGCACTCGAGAACTCGAAGCGCGATGGCAGCCTTTACGCCCGCAGGGCGGTGGTGCTGCTGCAGAACGGTGAACTGGAGAAGGCATTGGAGGATGCAGAGGAAGCTGTAAGGCTAACAAAGAATGAGCCTGCCTCACTGTTCGTTAAGGCGCAGGTGCTGCGTGCCATGGGCAAGCCGGAAGAGGCCCTGCCGCTGGCGCTGACGGCGGAGCGGAACTCATTCCAGCGCTCCTCCTTGTATGTGCTGTTGGGGGAGTTATACTTGCAGCGTAAAGAGTATAAGCAGGCAATGGCCTATATCCTGAAGGCGCAGGAGCTATCCCCGGCGGATGAGTTTGCCTACTACTATAAAGGCCGTGTGCAGGAGGCAACCGGCGATTCGTTAAACGCGGTGCGCAACTATAAGCTGGCGCTGGAGCAGGCGCCGAACTTCATGCAGCCACAGCGCGAATTGGCCGCTATACTGATTGACAAGGGTGACCACACTGCCGCCAGGCCATACTTGCTCAAGGCCATGCACAAAGCTCCGGCTGATGCCAAGCTATGGTATAACCGGGGGCTGCTGTACCAGGCAGAGCAGAAGCGCGACAGTGCTATGCTGGCCTATGATAAAGCCGTTAGTATAAATGATACCTTGTCGGATGCGCATTACAGACTGGGTGTGCATCAGCTTGCTTTGGGCAACAACGACGAGGCGCTAGGGCATCTGGAGAAGATTTACAAAGTATACCGGTCGGACCGGGAGTACCTGGTGCGGTTGGCCACAGCCTACGAGCGGAGTGGATTGAATACCAAAGCGCTCTCGACCTGCCAGCGGCTTCTGGCTGTGGACCCGACGGCAACGTATGTCAGCCGGTCCATTTCCCGGCTAAAGTATAAAATTGCAAGACCAATACCTGATAGTGCAGCCGTACGCCTACAGGAATAG
- the rplT gene encoding 50S ribosomal protein L20, producing the protein MPRSVNVVAARHRRKKVMKMAKGYFGRRKNVWTVAKNAVEKGLVYAYRDRKAKKRDFRALWIQRINAGAREHGMSYSVLMGALKKANIDLNRKVLADLAMNHPEAFKTIVDKVK; encoded by the coding sequence ATGCCAAGATCGGTCAATGTCGTAGCAGCACGACACAGAAGAAAGAAAGTAATGAAAATGGCCAAAGGTTACTTTGGCCGTCGCAAGAACGTTTGGACAGTTGCGAAAAATGCGGTAGAAAAAGGTTTAGTTTACGCCTACCGTGATAGAAAAGCAAAGAAGAGAGACTTCAGAGCGCTGTGGATTCAGCGTATCAACGCCGGTGCGCGTGAGCATGGCATGTCTTACTCTGTACTGATGGGCGCCCTGAAAAAGGCCAACATCGACCTGAACCGCAAAGTACTTGCTGACCTGGCGATGAACCACCCGGAGGCTTTCAAGACTATCGTTGACAAAGTAAAGTAA